From the genome of Neomonachus schauinslandi chromosome 5, ASM220157v2, whole genome shotgun sequence, one region includes:
- the LOC110578098 gene encoding cyclin-dependent kinases regulatory subunit 2-like — protein sequence MAHKQIYYSDKYFDEHYEYRHVMLPRELSKQVLKTYLMSEEEWRRLGVQQSLGWVHYMIHEPEPHILLFRRPLPKEQQK from the coding sequence ATGGCCCACAAGCAGATCTACTACTCGGACAAGTACTTCGACGAGCACTATGAGTACCGGCATGTCATGTTACCCAGAGAACTTTCCAAACAAGTCCTGAAAACCTATCTGATGTCTGAAGAGGAGTGGAGGAGACTTGGTGTCCAACAGAGTCTAGGCTGGGTTCATTACATGATTCATGAGCCAGAACCACATATTCTTCTCTTTAGACGACCTCTTCCAAAAGAGCAACAAAAATGA